Proteins encoded within one genomic window of Chrysemys picta bellii isolate R12L10 chromosome 6, ASM1138683v2, whole genome shotgun sequence:
- the LOC135984327 gene encoding uncharacterized protein LOC135984327 produces the protein MDTDVPESTGCGSWDIMAAMGLVDTVECRFWAWQTSTDWWDYRVLQVWDDSQWLRNFRMHKATFLELCELLSLSLKCRNTKMRAALTVEKQMAIALWKLAMPECYRSVGNHFGVSKSTVGTAVIQVANAITDILLSRVVTLRNVQVIVGGFAAMGFPNCGGAVDGTHIPILAPDHLANRYINCKGYFSMVLQALVNHKGRFTDINVGWPGKVHDTHIFRNSGLFEQLQEGIYFPDQKITVGDVEMPIVILGDPAYPLLPWLMKPYTGSLDNKEQFNYRLSKCRMVVECAFGRLKARWHCLLTMLDLTAISIPNVITACCVLYNICESKGEMFMAGWEVEANHLAANFEQPDTRAIRRAQLGAPHIREALKTSFMSS, from the coding sequence atggacacagacgttcctgaaagcacgggctgtggcagttgggacatcatggcagcaatggggctggttgatacagtggaatgccgattctgggcctggcaaacaagcacagactggtgggattacagagtgttgcaggtatgggatgattcccagtggctgcgaaactttcgcatgcataaggccactttcctggaactctgtgagttgctttccctctccctgaagtgcaggaataccaagatgagagctgccctgacagttgagaagcaaatGGCGAtagcactgtggaaacttgcaatgcctgagtgctaccggtcagtcgggaatcactTTGGAGTAAGCAAATCTACTGTTGGGACTGCTGTGATTCaggtagccaatgcaatcactgacattctgctatcaagggtagtgactctgagaaatgtgcaggtcatagtgggtggctttgctgcaatggggttccctaactgtggtggggcggtagacggaacacatatccctatcttggcaccggaccaccttgccaaccggtacataaactgcaaggggtacttctcaatggtgctgcaagcactggtgaatcacaagggacgtttcactgacatcaatgtgggatggccgggaaaggtgcatgacactcacatctttaggaactctgggctctttgagcagctgcaagaagggatttacttcccagaccagaaaattactgttggggatgttgaaatgccaatagttatccttggggacccagcctaccccttgctcccatggctcatgaagccatacacaggcagcctggacaataaggagcagttcaactataggctgagcaagtgcagaatggtggtagaatgtgcctttggacgtttaaaagctcgctggcactgtttgctgactaTGTTAGACCTCACTGCAATCAGTATTCCCaatgttattactgcttgctgtgtgctctataatatctgtgagagtaagggggagatgtttatggcagggtgggaggttgaggcaaatcacctggctgccaattttgaacagccagacactagggcaattagaagagcacagctaggtgcgccgcacatcagagaggctttgaaaaccagtttcatgagtAGCTAG